A region from the Paraurantiacibacter namhicola genome encodes:
- a CDS encoding cupin-like domain-containing protein, translated as MTEATHPDTLHASALQVFPPETRARFAASYPEVPHRLDHALRDHPLLSIEALAQLGEALPGASVEYNRGDLPIGVDGKPIATGLSIGETIRRVDTSNSWAVLKNIEQQPAYAALLESLLGEIESEITAKTGEMLKTQGFIFVSSPDAVTPYHFDPEHNILLQVRGSKVMTVFPAGDATYAPDETHEGYHTGGPRELSWRDELMAGGTPIALAPGQAVFVPVMAPHFVKNGPAPSISLSITWRSEWSYAEADARSFNQRLRAMGLSPRAPGRWPAQNRAKAYATRLLRRAGLT; from the coding sequence ATGACCGAAGCCACCCATCCCGACACGCTGCACGCAAGCGCGCTGCAGGTCTTCCCGCCCGAAACGCGCGCGCGTTTCGCCGCAAGCTATCCGGAGGTGCCGCATCGGCTTGACCACGCGCTGCGGGACCACCCGCTGCTGTCGATCGAGGCGCTGGCCCAGCTGGGCGAAGCGCTGCCAGGGGCGAGCGTGGAGTATAATCGCGGCGACCTGCCCATCGGCGTTGATGGCAAGCCGATTGCCACCGGCCTTTCCATCGGCGAGACCATCCGCCGCGTGGACACCAGCAACAGCTGGGCGGTGCTCAAGAATATCGAACAGCAGCCCGCCTATGCCGCGCTGCTGGAAAGCCTGCTGGGCGAGATCGAGAGCGAGATCACCGCGAAGACCGGCGAGATGCTGAAGACGCAGGGCTTCATCTTCGTCTCCAGCCCCGACGCGGTCACGCCCTATCACTTCGATCCGGAGCACAACATCCTGCTGCAGGTGCGCGGCAGCAAGGTGATGACCGTCTTCCCCGCCGGCGATGCCACCTATGCGCCCGACGAAACGCACGAAGGCTATCACACCGGCGGCCCGCGCGAGCTCAGCTGGCGGGACGAGCTGATGGCTGGCGGCACGCCCATTGCCCTCGCGCCCGGGCAGGCGGTGTTCGTGCCGGTGATGGCGCCGCATTTCGTGAAGAATGGCCCCGCGCCGTCCATATCGCTGTCCATCACCTGGCGCAGCGAATGGAGCTATGCCGAGGCGGATGCGCGCAGCTTCAACCAGCGCCTGCGGGCCATGGGACTTTCGCCGCGCGCGCCGGGCCGCTGGCCGGCCCAGAACCGCGCAAAGGCCTATGCGACACGCCTGCTGCGACGCGCTGGCTTGACATAA
- a CDS encoding GNAT family N-acetyltransferase, giving the protein MRLRAVSWYAFDNSTDIARWDALADHASEPNPFFESWYLLPSLRGFDPRGKAQILVFEVDGELAGLMPLVSALDYYTRPVPHLTGWAHANMFLGAPLVATGLEREFWQHLFDWADMHCGSAAFLHLAGLPLDGVLADALRTALAVQARPASLAEEEERALLQSDLTPDEYLESALKKKRVKELNRKMRRLQDLGELVVESRDDAEGVDRWAQQFLSLEMAGWKGKAGSALACAPETERMFCAALEGAARLRKLQRLSLVLDGKPVAMLATFITARGAFGFKTAFDESLSRLSPGVVLQRENLSLLTRGDVDWCDSCASADHPMIDHFWRERRRIGRINIAIGGAVRRSLFQLFARVETGQPADYGS; this is encoded by the coding sequence ATGCGGCTGCGCGCCGTGTCCTGGTACGCCTTCGACAATTCCACCGATATCGCCCGCTGGGATGCGCTGGCCGACCACGCCAGCGAGCCGAACCCTTTCTTCGAAAGCTGGTACCTCCTTCCCTCGCTGCGCGGCTTCGATCCCCGCGGCAAGGCGCAGATACTGGTGTTCGAGGTGGATGGCGAGCTCGCCGGGCTGATGCCGCTGGTCAGCGCGCTCGATTATTACACCCGTCCCGTGCCGCACCTCACCGGCTGGGCCCATGCCAACATGTTCCTCGGCGCGCCGCTGGTCGCCACCGGGCTGGAGCGTGAGTTCTGGCAGCACCTGTTCGACTGGGCCGATATGCATTGCGGTTCTGCCGCTTTCCTGCACCTCGCCGGCCTGCCGCTGGACGGTGTGCTGGCGGACGCGCTGCGCACTGCGCTGGCCGTGCAGGCACGGCCAGCCTCCCTGGCCGAGGAGGAGGAGCGCGCCCTGCTGCAATCCGACCTGACGCCGGACGAATATCTCGAAAGCGCGCTGAAGAAAAAGCGTGTGAAGGAACTCAATCGCAAGATGCGCCGCCTGCAGGACCTTGGCGAGCTGGTGGTGGAAAGCCGCGACGACGCAGAGGGCGTGGATCGCTGGGCACAGCAATTCCTCTCCCTGGAAATGGCCGGCTGGAAGGGGAAGGCTGGCTCCGCCCTCGCCTGCGCGCCGGAAACGGAGAGGATGTTTTGCGCAGCGCTGGAAGGTGCAGCCCGGCTGCGCAAGCTCCAGCGGCTCAGCCTGGTGCTGGACGGCAAGCCTGTCGCCATGCTGGCCACCTTCATCACCGCGCGCGGCGCCTTCGGCTTCAAGACGGCCTTCGACGAAAGCCTCTCACGCCTGTCGCCCGGCGTGGTGCTGCAACGCGAAAACCTCTCCCTGCTGACGCGCGGCGATGTCGACTGGTGCGACAGCTGTGCCAGCGCCGATCACCCGATGATCGACCATTTCTGGCGCGAGCGGCGCCGCATCGGCCGCATCAACATCGCCATCGGCGGCGCCGTACGGCGCAGCCTGTTCCAGCTTTTCGCCCGCGTGGAAACGGGCCAGCCAGCGGATTACGGATCATGA
- a CDS encoding sodium-translocating pyrophosphatase, producing the protein MDLVMIAIILGLLAVVYGIFTSRQVLGAGAGNEKMQEIAGAIQEGAKAYLNRQYTTIGIVGVVVAVLVGVFLGWLSAIGFVIGAVLSGVAGYIGMNISVKANVRTAAAAQSGLQQGLTLAFRAGAITGMLVAGLALLAIAVFFWVLINPLAHEPNSREVIDALVALAFGASLISIFARLGGGIFTKAADVGADLVGKVEAGIPEDDPRNPAVIADNVGDNVGDCAGMAADLFETYVVTVGATMVLTALLLSGLGELLLPMMALPLLIGGACIVTSIIGTYAVKLSKGKTNVMGAMYKGFGLTAVLSVPLIWFVMQLALGDMSAEIGGSNLGAVDAGAPLAEEGTSSIAPFTGWDLFYSSVIGLVLTGVIIWITEYYTGTGFRPVRSIAKASETGHGTNVIQGLAISLESTALPTLAIVAGIIGAYQFAGLMGIAYAATSMLALAGMVVALDAYGPVTDNAGGIAEMAGLDDSVREKTDMLDAVGNTTKAVTKGYAIGSAGLAALVLFAAYTADLAEFFPDVDVDFSLENPYVIVGLLLGALLPYLFGAMGMTAVGRAAGDVVKDVRAQFKEKPGIMDYSEKPDYARTVDLVTKAAIKEMIVPSLLPVLAPIVLYFVITAIAGQQNGFAALGALLLGVIVGGLFVALSMTAGGGAWDNAKKYIEDGNHGGKGSEAHKAAVTGDTVGDPYKDTAGPAVNPMIKITNIVALLLLAALAGGAA; encoded by the coding sequence GTGGATCTTGTCATGATCGCGATTATCCTGGGGCTGCTGGCCGTCGTGTACGGTATTTTCACCAGCCGCCAGGTACTCGGAGCCGGAGCCGGCAACGAGAAGATGCAGGAAATCGCAGGTGCCATCCAGGAAGGCGCCAAGGCTTATCTCAATCGCCAGTACACCACGATCGGTATCGTGGGCGTGGTCGTGGCCGTTCTGGTCGGGGTTTTCCTCGGCTGGCTGTCGGCCATCGGCTTCGTGATCGGCGCGGTGCTGTCCGGCGTGGCAGGCTACATCGGGATGAACATCTCGGTGAAGGCCAATGTTCGCACGGCTGCCGCTGCGCAGAGCGGGCTGCAGCAGGGCCTTACGCTGGCCTTCCGCGCAGGTGCCATCACCGGCATGTTGGTTGCAGGCCTCGCCCTGCTGGCCATCGCCGTGTTCTTCTGGGTTCTGATCAACCCGCTGGCGCATGAGCCGAACAGCCGCGAAGTGATCGATGCGCTGGTGGCGCTGGCCTTCGGTGCTTCGCTCATCTCCATCTTCGCCCGTCTGGGCGGTGGTATCTTCACCAAGGCTGCCGACGTCGGCGCCGACCTGGTCGGCAAGGTCGAGGCGGGCATCCCGGAAGACGATCCCCGCAACCCGGCCGTTATCGCGGACAATGTGGGTGACAATGTGGGCGACTGCGCCGGCATGGCTGCCGACCTGTTCGAGACCTATGTCGTGACCGTTGGCGCCACCATGGTGCTGACCGCGCTGCTGCTGTCCGGCCTTGGCGAATTGCTGCTGCCGATGATGGCGCTGCCGCTGCTGATCGGCGGTGCCTGCATCGTCACCAGCATCATCGGGACCTATGCGGTGAAGCTCTCCAAGGGCAAAACCAATGTCATGGGCGCGATGTACAAGGGCTTCGGCCTCACGGCCGTGCTGTCCGTGCCGCTGATCTGGTTCGTGATGCAGCTGGCACTGGGCGACATGTCGGCCGAAATCGGCGGCTCCAACCTCGGCGCTGTCGATGCTGGCGCGCCGCTGGCGGAAGAAGGCACGTCCTCGATCGCGCCGTTCACCGGCTGGGACCTGTTCTACAGCTCCGTCATCGGCCTGGTGCTGACCGGCGTCATCATCTGGATCACCGAGTATTACACCGGCACGGGTTTCCGTCCGGTCCGCTCGATCGCCAAGGCTTCGGAAACGGGCCACGGCACCAATGTGATCCAGGGCCTGGCCATCAGCTTGGAATCCACCGCTCTGCCGACGCTGGCCATCGTGGCCGGCATCATCGGCGCGTACCAGTTCGCTGGCCTGATGGGCATCGCCTATGCAGCCACCAGCATGCTGGCACTGGCTGGCATGGTCGTTGCGCTGGACGCTTACGGTCCGGTTACCGACAATGCGGGCGGGATCGCCGAAATGGCGGGCCTAGACGACAGCGTGCGCGAGAAGACGGACATGCTGGACGCTGTGGGCAACACCACCAAGGCCGTGACCAAGGGCTATGCCATCGGTTCCGCCGGCCTTGCCGCGCTGGTGCTGTTCGCTGCCTACACGGCCGACCTTGCCGAGTTCTTCCCGGACGTCGACGTCGATTTCTCCCTGGAGAATCCGTACGTGATCGTCGGGCTGCTGCTCGGTGCGCTGCTGCCTTACCTCTTCGGGGCGATGGGCATGACGGCCGTGGGCCGCGCAGCGGGCGACGTGGTGAAGGACGTGCGTGCGCAGTTCAAGGAAAAGCCGGGCATCATGGATTACTCCGAGAAGCCCGACTACGCCCGGACTGTGGACCTGGTGACCAAGGCCGCGATCAAGGAAATGATCGTGCCGTCCTTGCTGCCGGTGCTCGCACCCATCGTCCTCTACTTCGTGATCACAGCCATCGCAGGCCAGCAGAACGGCTTTGCCGCGCTGGGCGCCCTGCTGCTGGGCGTGATCGTGGGTGGCCTGTTCGTGGCGCTTTCCATGACCGCCGGGGGCGGCGCGTGGGATAACGCCAAGAAGTACATCGAAGACGGCAATCACGGCGGTAAGGGCTCCGAAGCCCACAAGGCTGCCGTGACGGGCGATACGGTTGGCGATCCTTACAAGGATACCGCCGGTCCGGCCGTGAACCCGATGATCAAGATCACGAACATCGTGGCCCTGTTGCTGCTGGCTGCCCTGGCGGGCGGCGCAGCCTAA